One Paraburkholderia kururiensis DNA window includes the following coding sequences:
- a CDS encoding cysteine dioxygenase family protein has product MKPTIEPTPVQPCLPPTAAIRHLCDQLNAAFETGAPASASPLHANDAAFAQRVRSALAAAVADPELLDDPAREGNAHGYRRHLLAADAQGRYAIAALVWMPGQASPVHAHHTWCSYAVVEGELTESLYGWNEARGDATALRTQPRAAGAVSFTRAGHAAIHRLVNESGRRAVSLHVYGVAGAQIATHVNDLVRVAEGGIEAVSSALHRNGPAIAPDTVETPAHEAAPS; this is encoded by the coding sequence ATGAAACCCACCATCGAACCTACGCCCGTCCAGCCCTGCTTGCCGCCCACCGCTGCCATCCGGCACCTGTGCGACCAGTTGAATGCGGCGTTCGAAACGGGCGCGCCGGCATCCGCGTCGCCGCTTCATGCAAACGATGCCGCGTTTGCGCAGCGCGTCCGCTCGGCGCTGGCCGCCGCCGTCGCCGACCCGGAGCTGCTCGACGACCCGGCCCGCGAAGGCAATGCCCACGGTTACCGCCGCCATCTGCTCGCCGCGGACGCGCAAGGCCGCTACGCCATCGCGGCGCTCGTCTGGATGCCGGGCCAGGCGAGCCCCGTGCACGCGCATCACACGTGGTGCAGCTATGCGGTGGTCGAGGGCGAACTCACGGAATCGCTGTACGGCTGGAACGAGGCCCGCGGCGACGCGACCGCGCTTCGCACGCAGCCGCGTGCCGCCGGCGCCGTGTCGTTCACGCGCGCGGGACATGCGGCCATTCATCGGCTTGTCAACGAGAGCGGCCGACGCGCCGTGTCGTTACACGTCTACGGCGTGGCGGGCGCGCAGATCGCCACGCACGTGAACGATCTGGTTCGCGTGGCCGAAGGCGGTATCGAAGCGGTATCAAGCGCCTTACACCGCAACGGGCCAGCCATCGCACCCGACACCGTCGAAACACCCGCGCACGAAGCCGCGCCGAGCTAG
- the recC gene encoding exodeoxyribonuclease V subunit gamma yields the protein MLQLFYSNRYETLADALLEDLRHAPEDPWSAQPVIVPNAAVRRQLELDIARRYGVCANIAFGYLASWLWAQIGRVIPVPEHSPFAPDRLVWRCYRLLDAAAGAEGAPWLASPRLGTYLRAADDTMRYELARRIAMVFDHYLTYRPEWLLQWQAGHSILAAAAGEAAAPAAGPRLQLPGASEAQHEDERWQAALWRALLQEVAGEGRPLADATPPAYRFLDVVRTLDLDAVARARWPEAVSVFALPTMPPLHVALLRELSRWMDVRLYMLNPCREFWFDIVTEARLEALDAAGERDYHEVGHPLLAEWGRQTQAQLHMIHELTESAASGEASAYERNPRPTWLARIQNAMLDLEPETQTHTVPAEHGIEVHVCHSLSRQLEVLHDRLLGWFDEIEDLQPSDVLVAVPDLGAAGPLVDAVFGIASPGETRRIPYRITGLPPSQANPVARVLLDWLALPERSVGAPELIEWLRVDAIAARYGIDAAALEAAQTWLAAAGARRGLVPAEPTGEDVPVARHTFSDALTRLFLGYALPEGGEPVDAWLPVEGADGSEAELLGRLARFVDDIDAFARRCAEGNTPAGWSALLLDTLAQCFDSGVAFAPMLAGARDAIDAMVRAMTDGMGVGADAAVIPAAVVRTAFAEALDDPARGGVPWGSVTFSSLTSLRGLPYRVVCLLGMDDGVLPSLARADEFDLMASFSKPGDRQRRDDERNLFLDLLLAARDRLLIAYTGRSIRDNAPLPPAALVDELLDHLATVSAGQGAGPDEVEAARRAFIVDHPLQPFSADYFAAWSDRAASGRAATGEAARALFTYDADRAELAELLASRHVEARPPFFSRPLPASTASLVAFDDFQRFWRHPARALLRDRLGIVLADAQAELLDTEPFELDYAGSDALAARLMPMLLDTQERTDALERARRVAVASPELPGGATGAVWRERELNALRLLADRVQSEIAGGVERLPFALTIDPRWPHTDDVALFGAHEQTLREAAEAAPLELHGSLNLLTENGQVIFRYARPGARDYLAAWLAHLVYCAAQPTGPRRTVWHGNGETFEFAPVDAPLDSLAPLAALYRAGQMLPLRFFPRSAWKKFTESESAAQGAWINDRTGGESDDPAWRIALRGTPLTLDEPFGTLTSLVFEPLVAHLRSAS from the coding sequence ATGCTGCAGCTTTTCTATTCCAACCGGTACGAGACGCTCGCCGATGCGCTGCTCGAAGACCTGCGGCACGCGCCGGAAGACCCGTGGAGCGCGCAGCCGGTCATCGTGCCGAACGCCGCGGTGCGGCGCCAGCTGGAACTCGACATCGCGAGGCGGTATGGCGTGTGCGCGAACATCGCGTTCGGTTACCTCGCGAGTTGGCTGTGGGCGCAGATCGGTCGGGTGATTCCGGTGCCCGAGCATTCGCCGTTCGCGCCGGACCGGCTCGTGTGGCGCTGTTATCGCTTGCTCGATGCCGCGGCCGGCGCCGAAGGCGCGCCGTGGCTCGCCTCGCCGCGGCTCGGAACCTATCTGCGTGCCGCCGACGACACGATGCGCTATGAACTGGCCCGGCGCATCGCCATGGTCTTCGATCACTACCTGACCTATCGGCCCGAGTGGCTGCTGCAATGGCAGGCCGGCCACTCGATCCTGGCGGCCGCCGCCGGCGAAGCGGCCGCGCCAGCTGCCGGGCCGCGTCTGCAATTGCCCGGTGCGAGCGAAGCCCAGCATGAAGACGAGCGCTGGCAGGCGGCGTTGTGGCGCGCGCTGTTGCAGGAAGTGGCGGGCGAGGGCCGGCCGCTTGCCGATGCAACGCCGCCTGCCTACCGCTTTCTCGACGTCGTGCGCACACTCGACCTCGATGCCGTGGCACGGGCACGCTGGCCGGAAGCTGTGAGCGTGTTCGCGTTGCCCACCATGCCGCCGCTGCACGTGGCGCTGTTGCGCGAACTGTCGCGCTGGATGGACGTGCGCCTCTACATGCTCAACCCGTGTCGCGAATTCTGGTTCGACATCGTGACCGAAGCGCGGCTCGAAGCGCTGGATGCAGCAGGCGAGCGCGACTATCACGAAGTGGGGCACCCGCTGCTGGCCGAATGGGGCCGGCAGACGCAGGCGCAACTGCACATGATTCATGAGTTGACCGAGAGCGCGGCATCGGGCGAGGCATCGGCTTACGAGCGAAACCCGCGGCCCACGTGGCTGGCGCGCATTCAGAACGCGATGCTCGATCTCGAGCCCGAAACGCAAACGCATACCGTGCCCGCGGAGCATGGCATCGAAGTGCATGTGTGCCACAGTCTCTCGCGTCAGCTCGAAGTGCTGCACGACCGGCTGCTCGGCTGGTTCGACGAGATCGAGGACTTGCAGCCGTCCGACGTGCTCGTCGCCGTGCCCGACCTCGGCGCGGCCGGTCCGCTGGTCGACGCGGTATTCGGCATCGCGTCGCCCGGCGAGACGCGCCGCATCCCTTATCGCATCACCGGTTTGCCGCCGTCGCAGGCCAACCCCGTGGCGCGCGTGCTGCTCGACTGGCTCGCGTTGCCGGAGCGCAGCGTCGGTGCGCCGGAGTTGATCGAGTGGCTGCGCGTCGACGCGATCGCCGCGCGTTACGGCATCGACGCCGCCGCGCTCGAAGCGGCCCAGACATGGCTCGCGGCGGCGGGCGCACGGCGTGGACTCGTGCCTGCCGAGCCCACGGGCGAGGACGTGCCCGTCGCGCGTCATACGTTCTCGGACGCGCTCACGCGGCTCTTTCTCGGCTACGCGCTGCCTGAGGGCGGCGAACCTGTCGACGCGTGGCTACCCGTGGAAGGTGCGGACGGTTCCGAGGCGGAACTGCTCGGCCGGCTCGCCCGTTTCGTCGACGACATCGACGCGTTCGCGCGCCGCTGTGCCGAAGGCAACACGCCTGCCGGGTGGAGCGCGCTGCTGCTCGACACGCTCGCGCAATGCTTCGATTCCGGTGTGGCCTTCGCGCCGATGCTGGCGGGCGCACGCGACGCAATCGACGCGATGGTGCGTGCCATGACCGACGGCATGGGCGTCGGTGCCGATGCCGCCGTGATTCCCGCGGCAGTCGTGCGCACGGCATTCGCCGAGGCGCTCGACGATCCCGCGCGCGGTGGCGTGCCGTGGGGCAGCGTCACATTCTCGTCGCTAACGAGCCTGCGCGGCCTGCCATACCGCGTGGTGTGCCTGCTGGGCATGGACGACGGCGTGTTGCCGAGCCTCGCGCGTGCCGACGAGTTCGACCTCATGGCGTCGTTCAGCAAGCCGGGCGACCGTCAGCGGCGCGACGACGAGCGCAATCTGTTCCTCGATCTGCTGCTCGCCGCGCGCGACCGGCTGCTGATCGCCTACACGGGCCGCAGCATTCGCGACAACGCGCCGCTGCCGCCGGCCGCGCTCGTGGACGAACTGCTCGACCATCTCGCCACGGTATCGGCGGGGCAAGGCGCCGGTCCCGACGAGGTCGAGGCCGCGCGACGCGCCTTTATCGTGGACCATCCGCTTCAGCCGTTCTCCGCCGACTACTTCGCGGCGTGGTCCGATCGCGCCGCGTCAGGCCGGGCCGCGACAGGCGAGGCCGCACGCGCCCTGTTCACCTACGACGCCGACCGCGCCGAACTGGCCGAACTGCTCGCATCGCGGCACGTCGAAGCACGCCCGCCGTTCTTCTCGCGGCCGTTGCCGGCCAGCACCGCGTCGCTCGTCGCGTTCGACGACTTCCAGCGCTTCTGGCGTCATCCCGCGCGCGCGCTGCTGAGAGACCGGCTCGGCATCGTGCTCGCAGACGCTCAGGCGGAACTGCTCGACACCGAGCCGTTCGAGCTCGACTACGCCGGCAGCGACGCACTTGCGGCGCGCCTCATGCCCATGCTGCTCGACACGCAGGAGCGCACCGATGCGCTGGAGCGCGCGCGGCGCGTGGCCGTGGCGAGTCCCGAATTGCCCGGCGGTGCGACGGGCGCCGTGTGGCGAGAGCGCGAACTCAACGCGTTGCGGCTACTCGCGGACCGGGTGCAGAGCGAGATTGCCGGTGGCGTCGAACGGTTGCCGTTCGCGCTCACCATCGATCCGCGCTGGCCGCACACAGACGACGTTGCGCTCTTCGGTGCGCACGAGCAGACCTTACGCGAAGCCGCCGAGGCGGCGCCGCTCGAATTGCACGGTTCGCTGAATCTGCTCACGGAAAACGGCCAGGTGATTTTCCGTTATGCCCGTCCCGGCGCGCGCGACTACCTGGCCGCGTGGCTTGCGCACCTCGTCTATTGCGCGGCGCAGCCCACCGGCCCTCGCCGCACGGTGTGGCACGGCAACGGCGAAACGTTTGAATTCGCTCCCGTGGATGCGCCGCTCGATAGCCTCGCGCCGCTCGCCGCGCTCTATCGGGCGGGGCAGATGTTGCCGCTGCGCTTCTTTCCGAGGAGCGCATGGAAGAAGTTCACCGAGAGCGAATCCGCTGCGCAGGGCGCCTGGATCAACGACCGCACAGGCGGCGAGTCCGACGACCCCGCCTGGCGCATCGCGCTGCGCGGCACGCCGCTTACGCTGGACGAGCCGTTCGGCACGTTGACCTCGCTCGTGTTCGAGCCGCTCGTCGCCCATCTGCGGAGCGCGTCATGA
- a CDS encoding Lrp/AsnC family transcriptional regulator: MDIIDRKLLELLQQDATMPVAELAQRVNLSQTPCWKRVQRLKETGVIRAQVALCDPKKLGVGTTVFVAVRTNEHTEAWAQQFTRAVQDIPEVVEVYRMSGETDYLLRVVVSDIEDYDRVYKQLIRAVPLFDVSSSFAMEQIKYSTALPVRPAALVDGR; this comes from the coding sequence ATGGACATCATCGACCGGAAGCTGCTGGAATTGCTCCAGCAGGACGCCACGATGCCGGTGGCGGAACTGGCGCAGCGGGTGAACCTGTCGCAGACGCCGTGCTGGAAGCGGGTGCAGCGTCTCAAGGAAACCGGCGTGATACGCGCTCAGGTGGCGCTATGCGACCCGAAGAAGTTGGGCGTGGGTACGACGGTGTTTGTCGCGGTGCGCACGAACGAGCACACCGAAGCGTGGGCGCAGCAGTTCACGCGCGCGGTGCAGGACATTCCCGAGGTGGTCGAGGTCTATCGCATGAGCGGTGAAACGGACTACCTGCTGCGCGTGGTGGTGTCCGACATCGAGGACTACGACCGCGTCTACAAGCAGCTGATTCGCGCGGTGCCGTTGTTCGACGTGAGCTCCAGTTTCGCGATGGAGCAGATCAAATACTCCACGGCATTGCCCGTGCGACCGGCGGCGTTGGTGGACGGGCGTTAA
- a CDS encoding FUSC family membrane protein encodes MRYSVEIKKFLYSQYFYGGLRMAFGVSLPAVLSLIVFHNSEVGFTIATGALGACVVDMPGPLKYKHNEMLACSVIGFLSALATGLATVNSVALWCTVVPLTFVLSLIVVYGNRWPQISFATLFMMIMTLEEHFTPHEALVNAAWILAGGLWYTYWATLVSRLLMDRIEQQAIAESVFACADYLRARGQFYDLDNDLDECYRNLVAKQIAAVERQDAARDIVLRNLPQLRSGNLDPHRAMHFNLFINTVDLHELFVGAHTDYALVRTTFGGSDLLVFYRDLIDKAAADLEDIGLAVLQNQSPRGRINVKAELRAIEYEIELMRENELPAKNPEAYAAVAATFRRIWSATRLIDRMRKSLTGETPTTQTELRIDEALSRFVSSRRVPFRQIFSNLTMASPSFRHALRVTIAVAVGFWLGRLLPLTNAYWIVMTTVIILKPGYSLTRQRNTQRIIGTLIGCAASIALILTVKEPHVLIVVMFASMVMSYSLLLFNYAASVVFTSSYVLLLFHLLAPGSMRIIGERAIDTMVGCAIAIAASHLFPYWEYRLMGKLVTDMIAAMRQYLDATWSWIARPAAAMATSAELATETAARVPAIAMATAAQPVASGVAAVGPGQPMVAAVGSRAAAASASATAGASAAASALDRDFRYRLARKNVHIAFANLGQAFQRMMLEPKTVQMFVAELNDLLIRSHALASQITAAAPLLKTTAPLQDHTSLQPLQRVLHTVRENLSAADEGVAPPADHTEITKRISRELDAMVVEAEKSPDCPADAVHELKLLAHQCKQMLAASWLIRKDASAIRLPEEG; translated from the coding sequence ATGCGCTACTCCGTCGAGATCAAGAAATTCCTCTACAGCCAGTATTTCTACGGCGGGTTGCGCATGGCGTTCGGGGTGTCGCTGCCCGCGGTGCTGAGCCTGATCGTATTCCACAACAGCGAGGTGGGTTTCACCATCGCCACGGGCGCGCTCGGCGCCTGCGTCGTCGACATGCCGGGGCCGCTCAAGTACAAGCACAACGAGATGCTTGCGTGCAGCGTGATCGGCTTTCTGTCCGCGCTCGCAACGGGCCTTGCCACCGTGAACTCGGTGGCCCTGTGGTGCACCGTGGTGCCGCTCACGTTCGTGCTCTCGCTGATCGTGGTCTACGGCAACCGCTGGCCGCAGATCAGCTTCGCCACGCTGTTCATGATGATCATGACGCTCGAGGAGCACTTCACGCCGCACGAGGCGCTCGTCAACGCCGCGTGGATTCTGGCGGGCGGCCTCTGGTACACGTACTGGGCCACGCTCGTGAGCCGTCTGCTCATGGACCGCATCGAGCAGCAGGCCATTGCCGAAAGCGTGTTCGCGTGTGCCGATTATCTGCGCGCACGGGGCCAGTTCTACGATCTCGACAACGACCTCGACGAGTGCTATCGCAATCTCGTCGCGAAGCAGATTGCGGCGGTGGAGCGCCAGGACGCGGCGCGCGACATCGTGCTGCGCAATCTGCCGCAACTGCGCAGCGGCAACCTGGACCCGCACCGCGCGATGCACTTCAACCTGTTCATCAATACGGTCGATCTGCACGAGCTTTTCGTGGGCGCGCACACCGACTACGCGCTCGTGCGCACCACGTTCGGCGGCTCCGACCTGCTCGTGTTCTACCGCGACCTGATCGACAAGGCCGCGGCCGACCTCGAAGACATCGGCCTCGCCGTGCTGCAGAACCAGTCGCCGCGCGGCCGCATCAACGTCAAGGCGGAACTGCGCGCCATCGAGTACGAAATCGAACTCATGCGCGAAAACGAGCTGCCCGCGAAGAACCCGGAAGCGTACGCGGCCGTGGCCGCCACGTTCCGGCGCATCTGGAGCGCCACGCGGCTCATCGACCGCATGCGCAAGAGCCTCACGGGCGAGACGCCCACCACGCAAACGGAATTGCGCATCGACGAGGCGCTCTCGCGCTTCGTTTCCAGCCGCCGCGTGCCGTTCCGGCAGATTTTCTCGAACCTCACCATGGCGTCGCCCAGCTTCCGGCATGCGCTGCGCGTGACGATCGCCGTGGCCGTCGGCTTCTGGTTAGGCCGCCTGCTGCCGCTCACGAACGCCTACTGGATCGTGATGACCACGGTCATCATCCTGAAGCCGGGCTATTCGCTCACGAGGCAGCGCAACACGCAGCGGATCATCGGCACGCTCATCGGCTGCGCCGCCAGCATCGCCCTGATCCTCACCGTCAAGGAACCGCACGTGCTGATCGTGGTGATGTTCGCGTCGATGGTGATGAGCTACAGCCTGCTGCTCTTCAATTACGCGGCAAGCGTGGTGTTCACGTCGTCGTATGTGCTGCTGCTCTTTCATCTGCTCGCGCCGGGCAGCATGCGGATCATCGGCGAGCGCGCCATCGACACCATGGTGGGCTGCGCCATCGCGATTGCCGCGAGCCACCTGTTCCCCTACTGGGAATACCGGCTCATGGGCAAGCTCGTGACGGACATGATCGCGGCAATGCGCCAGTATCTGGACGCCACGTGGTCGTGGATCGCACGGCCGGCGGCCGCGATGGCGACCAGCGCGGAGCTCGCCACCGAAACGGCGGCGCGCGTGCCGGCCATCGCAATGGCCACCGCTGCCCAGCCGGTGGCAAGCGGCGTGGCGGCAGTCGGGCCGGGCCAGCCGATGGTGGCAGCCGTGGGCAGCCGCGCCGCGGCTGCTTCGGCGTCGGCCACGGCGGGCGCGTCGGCGGCAGCGAGCGCGCTCGACCGCGACTTCCGCTATCGCCTCGCGCGCAAGAACGTCCACATCGCGTTCGCCAATCTCGGCCAGGCATTCCAGCGCATGATGCTGGAGCCGAAGACCGTGCAAATGTTCGTGGCGGAACTCAACGACCTGCTGATCCGCAGCCATGCGCTCGCGTCGCAGATCACGGCTGCCGCGCCGCTCCTCAAGACCACGGCGCCGCTCCAGGACCATACCTCGCTCCAGCCGTTGCAGCGCGTTCTTCACACAGTGCGCGAAAACCTCTCGGCAGCCGACGAAGGCGTCGCGCCGCCCGCCGATCACACGGAGATCACGAAGCGCATCTCCCGCGAACTCGACGCGATGGTGGTGGAAGCGGAAAAGTCGCCGGACTGCCCGGCCGACGCGGTGCACGAACTCAAGCTGCTCGCGCATCAGTGCAAGCAGATGCTCGCGGCGTCCTGGCTCATCCGCAAGGACGCGAGCGCGATCCGGTTGCCCGAAGAGGGATAG